A DNA window from Corynebacterium ciconiae DSM 44920 contains the following coding sequences:
- a CDS encoding YbdD/YjiX family protein, with protein MKAALRAIKAVGWYIGELMGDHDYAHYVEHLRIHHPDQPIPSEREYWKNRHAQAAANPQSRCC; from the coding sequence GTGAAGGCCGCGCTACGCGCTATCAAAGCGGTGGGCTGGTACATCGGCGAGCTCATGGGAGACCATGACTACGCCCACTACGTGGAGCACCTGCGCATCCACCACCCCGATCAGCCCATCCCCTCCGAGCGGGAGTATTGGAAAAACCGGCACGCCCAAGCGGCGGCTAACCCCCAGTCGCGC